cggccgccgccgccgccgcatccgcggcgcgcggccccggcgaggacgagctccgccccagcggctcgctccgggagcggggagctacggagcgctccccgagtctgcatttagggggacgaAGGCCCTGCGCGGCGACGGCCGTCGACCGGCGgccgcgacgacgacggcgacgCGCGCCGGGCCGCAGGCAAGGGATCGGGGCCGCCGAGGGAAACGCTTCCCTCGCCCGACCGCCCGACCGCCTTCCCTCCGGGCACCGGCggcacgccgccgccgccgccgccgcaccgccgccgccggaccGCCCGCCGCGGGCAACGGGCCTGCGAGGCGACCCCAGCCGCGCCGCCGGGGTGGCCCCCGGACGGCGATTGATCGTCAAGCGACGCTCAGACAGGCGTAGCCCCGGGAGGAACCCGGGGCCGCAAGTGCGTTCGAAGTGTCGATGATCAATGTGTCCTGCAATTCACATTAATTCTCGCAGCTAGCTGCGTTCTTCATCGACGCACGAGCCGAGTGATCCACCGCTAAGAGTTGTCTGGCTTTCGGGCGCCGCTCGCCGCCGAGCGGCCCCTTTTTGTCTCTCGCGCCGAGGACGCGCGGGCGCGCGCCTGGCTTCGACCGTACGAGCACACACGACACTGAGAAACGGGAGAAACCCACGCTCCGAAGGACTGCCGAGAGGGCGGGGGAGCCCGCGCCCCCGACCGCCTCCCCCCCCGCGAGGGGAGACGCCGACCTCACGTGCCGTCTTTCGGAGGCGGCCCAGGCGcccgggctcggcccggcctcCGCGCGGAGGGCCGGGCGGCGCGCGCCGGCACGCGGGGGGCACGGCGGCCCGCCCGCTCTCGCTTTCACGGGAACGACGCAACACACGGCTCGGCAacgcggccgggggcgcggccgtcggcccccgcgcacgccggctcccccggcggccgcccccgccgcgggggCTCGCGGagcgcgccgccgcgccgccgcgcggccggcttccctttctctctcccagcggCCTTTCGCCCGCTCGAGACGGCGCGCGGCGACGACCGTGCCGCCGGCGCGCCTCCCCCCGGCGGGACCGCTCCCGCCGGGCGGGCCGGCGTCCGGCGGACGcgctccgccgccggccccggaggCGGACGCCACCGAGAGCCGAGCCGGCGTTCGCCAGCGCCCGAGGCCTGCCGGAAGGCagaccccgccgccgccgccggggccgcgctcccggcaccgccgccgccgcctcccaccGCCGTGGCCCCCTTCGCCTCGGCACGCGCCCGGCGGAAGGCGTACGGCGCTGAGCCGGGGGGCAACGCCCGCTCTCCTCGTTTTCACGCGGAGACCGGGCGGGGGAagcgcccccgcggccgcccgcacGCCTTCCTTCGGCCCACGCGCGGCCGAGAAGGGCGACGGGGGACGCGACGTGCGGGGCCCGGGACGGgaccgccgccggccgcggcgggcgcCCTCCGGCCGACCGTCCCCCgcagggaagagggggacacccgtcgagcggcgccgccgccgctcggcaCGGGGTCGCCCGCGCTCGCGGGCCTCCGCCGACGGAGGGCCCGCCGGGCGCTCgccccccgggcgggcgggcgatcGAGCGGGGGGGACGGCCGGCggacggcgccgccggcgcgccttcGAGGAGGAAAGGCCGTCGAGGGAGAGCGATAGGGGCCGGACGCGCGGGAcgcggcgccgcgcccgcgAGACGCCGCAACGGCGGCGGCTCCAGGAGAGAGCGCGGCggaccccggcggccgccaccccgcggccgaggaaaaggcagagagcggGCGCTCTCTGCCGGCGTCGCCCGTTACGACGAGGCGGGCGGGTCGGCCCCCGCGGCCGACCGCGCGCCGCGGCCTCTCCGCAGAGGCCGGGCCGCGGAGAGGGGGGGGCAGGGCGCCCctccccggcgcggcgcggttacccccgcgcgcgcgcgcgcggcgggggcgacgacgacgacgacggagggagcgcggccggcggcCACGGACACCACCGCAGGAGCTACGGGGAGTAGCTGCTCCCCTACCCCTCAatggcgccgcgccgccgcccggcaacacccgccgccgccgccgccgccgccgccgccgcggcccacGGCGGGCCGCGCCGAGCCGCCCGAGTCTTTAAACCGCCGCCCGGCTTCGCCGGCCCCCTTTCGGCCCCCGCCGCAACAGCGTTTGACGACGCCgagggggggaaaaacctgAGGGAGAAACCGCCGAGGCGCGGAGCGCTAGGTACCTGGCCCTGGGGCGAGGGAAACGACCTGCATGGCCCTGCCGGGGTGcctcccccgctgccgccctcgggGGAGCGTCCACCGGCGGGGGCGCGCCCGGCGTCTGCCGCCACCACCGCGGCGTCCTTCTCGGGGCCCGGGGTTTCCCTCAGTAGCCCGGCGCTGCGCCCGAGAGGACCGCCGCGGCTCGGACCGCCCCGCCGGCGCGGGGACGCGCGGCCCGACCGCCGAGCGCGCCTCGCCCgcgccggcgcgcgcgcgcgccggccccgAAGGCCGGCGGCCCGGAACGCCCGGAGGCGCGGcgtgtttctctcctctgtggcgCGCCAGGGGGGGAACCGCTCGGCCCGAGAGCGGGAACTCTGCCGGCCCGGCAAagccccgctccccggtgcgggaagggccggaggagccgcctcctccgagccccgaaggcgcccccgccgcccgctccctcgCCATTTCCACATCGGCCGCCGACGGGTGCCACGGCCGGACGGCCGGCCGTCGCTCGACGGGCGAAGCAGCGAGGGGAGGGACGGGCGCGCCTCCGGGAGGGGCCGTGCCGAGCACCCCTCCCTCCCGGCACCCGGGCGGCTTTCTCTGGCGCGCGCACCGAGGGGAGAGCCGGCCTCGGGAGAACTcgggccgccgccccgggggcggcgcccGCACGCGCCTGCCCGCCGACCGGCGttcggcggcgccggcggcggtgggcgagaggctcggggccgggccgcggccccgctccccggcggGGACGGACCGGCGGCAGACCGGCGCAAggggcgggggaggaggaggaggacgacgaggaggaggaggaggaggaggaaagccgcCGCGACGGCGGGACGGCGCGCCGCGCTTCGAGGCCCGGCCGCGACGCGCGGTGTAGCGCGGGGTCAGCCCCGCCCGCGCGCACGGTGACGGGCGCGCGCGACGCGCCCGGCCGCGCCGAGCGGCcccctcgctctctctctctctctctctcgagccCCGTTTTCCTTCCCACCGCCCGGAGGGTGCCGCGCGCCTCCGTcactctctctggggctgcggcgcgcggCCTCACGGGAAGGGCGTGTGGCCCCCGGTGCCGACCGCCAggccggcgggccgggggccgagCGTGCGAACGGAGCGGGCGTGCGAGCGacgccgcgcgcgcggccggccggACGGCCCGGCACAACGCGGCAGGCGCCGAGCCCCACCGGTAATGATCCTTCCGCAGGTTCACCTACGGAAACCTTGTTACGACTTTTACTTCCTCTAGATAGTCAAGTTCGACCGTCTTCTCGACACTCCGGCAGGGCCGTGGCCGACCCCGCCGGGGCCGATCCGAGGACCTCACTAAACCATCCAATCGGTAGTAGCGACGGGCGGTGTGTACAAAGGGCAGGGACTTAATCAACGCGAGCTTATGACCCGCACTTACTGGGAATTCCTCGTTCACGGGGAAGAATTGCAATCCCCGATCCCCATCACGAATGGGGTTCAACGGGTTACCCGCGCCTGCCGGCGGAGGGTAGGCACAAGCTGAGCCAGTCAGTGTAGCGCGCGTGCGGCCCCGGACATCTAAGGGCATCACAGACCTGTTATTGCTCAATCTCGGGTGGCTGAACGCCACTTGTCCCTCTAAGAAGTTGGACGCCGACCGCTCGGGGGTCGCGTAACTAGTTAGCATGCCAGAGTCTCGTTCGTTATCGGAATTAACCAGACAAATCGCTCCACCAACTAAGAACGGCCATGCACCACCACCCACGGAATCGAGAAAGAGCTCTCAATCTGTCAATCCTGTCCGTGTCCGGGCCGGGTGAGGTTTCCCGTGTTGAGTCAAATTAAGCCGCAGGCTCCACTCCTGGTGGTGCCCTTCCGTCAATTCCTTTAAGTTTCAGCTTTGCAACCATACTCCCCCCGGAACCCAAAGACTTGGGTTTCCCGGGAGCTGCCCGGCGGGTCATGGGAATAACGCCGCCGGATCGCCAGTCGGCATCGTTTATGGTCGGAACTACGACGGTATCTGATCGTCTTCGAACCTCCGACTTTCGTTcttgattaatgaaaacattcttggcAAATGCTTTCGCTCTAGGCCGTCTTGCGCCGGTCCAAGAATTTCACCTCTAGCGGCACAATACGAATGCCCCCGGCCGTCCCTCTTAATCATGGCCCCGTTtccgaaaaccaacaaaatagaaCCGGAGTCCTATTCCATTATTCCTAGCTGCAGTATGCCGGCGGCCGGCCTGCTTTGAACACTCTAATTTTCTCAAAGTAAACGCTTCGGGCCCCGCGGGACACTCAGCTAAGAGCATCGAGGGGGCGCcgagaggcaggggctgggacaggcggtGGCTCGCCTCGCGGCGGACCGCCAGCTCGATCCCAAGATCCAACTACGAgctttttaactgcagcaaCTTTAAGATACGCTATTGGAGCTGGAATTACCgcggctgctggcaccagactTGCCCTCCAATGGATCCTCGCTCAAGGATTTAAAGTGCGCTCATTCCAATTACAGGGCCTCGAAAGAGTcctgtattgttatttttcGTCACTACCTCCCCGGGTCGGGAGTGGGTAATTTGCgcgcctgctgccttccttggaTGTGGTAGCCGTTTCTCAGGCTCCCTCTCCGGAATCGAACCCTGATTCCCCGTCACCCGTGGTCACCATGGTAGGCACAGACAGTACCATCGAAAGTTGATAGGGCAGACATTCGAATGGGTcgtcgccgccgcgggggcgtgCGATCGGCTCGAGGTTATCTAGAGTCACCAAAGCTGCCGGGCGGGCCCGGGTTGGTTTTGGTCTGATAAATGCACGCGTCCCCGGAGGTCGGCGCTCGTCGGCATGTATTAGCTCTAGAATTACCACAGTTATCCAAGGAGCGGGAGAGGAGCGACCAAAGGAACCATAACTGATTTAATGAGCCATTCGCAGTTTCACTGTACCGCCCGTGTGTACTTAGACATGCATGGCTTAAGCTTTGAGACAAGCATATGCTACTGGCAGGATCAACCAGGTAGCCGCCACCCACGGCGGCGCCGCTGCACGGCGGCGCgcgagcgcccggcccggcccggacgCGCCCGGCCCGACCGGCGCGCGCCCCGCCAACCCTGACCGCCCCGGCTCTTTCGCCGCTCCGACCCGCGGGAGCGGCATCGCGGACGCGACGGTGGCGGCATGGCGGCGacgggcgccggcggcgccgggcggccggccggccgagcctcgcggcccggcggcgcctgGGGCGGGGAACGGCGCCACGCGCGAGGGACGCCCCTCGCGGCCACGGCCGACCCCGGCGGCCGGCCCTTCCCGCGACGCCGCGGGCAAGGAGCCGGGACCGCTgcgcagctttttttctttcgccACTCGCGTGCGAGTGTAGCGCGAGGCTCCGTCTCTCCCCTCTCGCgagcgctctctctctctctgggcttttcctcGCTCGCCTTTTACGCACACCTCGGGGCCCGCGCCCCGGGCTTCGAGACTCGGCCTTCGCGCTGGAAGTCACGGCGCGCGGCGCGCGGAAcggggggctcggccggggctgACCCGCCCCACCGAAGCCGAACCACCCCGCCCGCCGACCGGTCGCCGGCGAGCGACCGGCCGCCGGCGAGGTTgggccgagcggggcccgcTCGCGGGGAGCGAACCCCGTCCGACGCGTCCC
This portion of the Zonotrichia albicollis isolate bZonAlb1 unplaced genomic scaffold, bZonAlb1.hap1 Scaffold_136, whole genome shotgun sequence genome encodes:
- the LOC141727565 gene encoding uncharacterized protein LOC141727565 codes for the protein MAREKRGRKRPENRWGADGGAEPDPRAPLPFRRLLQSEPPRPKRGPRCPGRARLVGSLSPLARPVLSARPGGGTRRTGFAPRERAPLGPTSPAAGRSPATGRRAGWFGFGGAGQPRPSPPFRAPRAVTSSAKAESRSPGRGPRGVRKRRAAPSGRWEGKRGSRERERESEGAARRGRARRARPSPCARAGLTPRYTARRGRASKRGAPSRRRGGFPPPPPPPRRPPPPPPPLAPVCRRSVPAGERGRGPAPSLSPTAAGAAERRSAGRRVRAPPPGRRPEFSRGRLSPRCARQRKPPGCREGGVLGTAPPGGAPVPPLAASPVERRPAVRPWHPSAADVEMARERAAGAPSGLGGGGSSGPSRTGERGFAGPAEFPLSGRAVPPLARHRGEKHAAPPGVPGRRPSGPARARAGAGEARSAVGPRVPAPAGRSEPRRSSRAQRRATEGNPGPREGRRGGGGRRRGHAGRFPRPRARYLALRASAVSPSGFSPPRRRQTLLRRGPKGGRRSRAAV